A stretch of DNA from Paenibacillus albus:
CGAAATTCCGTTGAATCTCCTCGAGCGACTCGATGCTCTCCATATTGACGAAGAAGCCTTGAAGGAGGTCTTGTACCCGTGATCGCTCACTATCCGCAACGCTCGGGAACGAGCTTCGGATCATAAACATCAGATGCATAACCGATGATAGAATCGTCTCATACCTCGAACGGACAAGCACAGCCATGATCTCATCGAAATATCCCGTTGCTTTCTCGAGATGTCCAAGCTTGAGCGAATCAAGCAGCAGCTTCGCCTTGTTATCCGGGAATGAAGGCTGATTCAGCTCAATCCCCGACAAATATTCGGGTGTAAGCACGCTTCCTTTGCCAGCGACCAAGCGATACATCGAGAGTTCCTGCAATTCCAAATAAGCTTCGCCCAGGAAATGCGCTGAAACAACCGGCCTGCCAATGAAAGCGGAGACGGAAAGGCGCAAATACGAAGTGACCGAGCTTTGCAGATTCCGTGAAAGCTCGGTAAGCATGGTCTCCTCTCCATCTGAACCGTCCGAATCTAGCAGCAGCACTAGCTTGTCGTTATCCAAATCGATGACATCGCCCGAATAAGCGCCAAGCGACAGATCTTCAATCATATTGGCGATTGCGAATTTCAGTAGATTGCGGTCCCGCTTGCTATAGCTCTCTACAAACGAACGAAACCCGTCAATTCGGAACAAAACCATCCGTACCGTTCCGGCAAGGCCTGCACGAATACCGAGTTCCGATCTCTGGGCTTCCAGTTCTTGTTCTCCATATGATTTATTGCCGAGAATGACTTGCTTGAGCCAATCATCCTTCAGTGTATGACGCTGATCACGCTGCTTCCGGACAAGCTCGTCATTCCGCAATCGAATGGAGTCGATCATTTTGCGGACAGGCGAGTAAAGGGATCTGGACATCAGCAGTGAGAAGATCAAGCCAAGCAAGAGCACGATGGCGCTAATTAGCAGCGTTGACGACTTGAGCGTCTTCACGGGCGATAAGAAGGCGTCGTAAGCGGTCAGGCTGATGAACTTCCATTTCAATTTATCCGAGGATACGAACGTTACATTGAAAGGTTTCCCCTCGATGCTTGTCTTGAAGCTGCCGGAAGATAGTGTGGATTCGAGCACGCTGCGTGTATAGCTCGTCCCTTTCATATCCCTTCTAAACATTTCCTTCAAGGTATGGTTAACGACTATGCCGTTCTCATCGATGACGAAAATATCACTGTTGTAGTCGGTGTCCTTCGTATTCAAGGACGAAATAAGATTACGAAGGACACTTGCATTGATATTCACGACAAGCGCCGTCTGAGGATGAACGTCAAACCGGCTTTGATAAGGCATAATGTACGTGTACACATTGACTCCCCCTGAGCCTGCGTTCTGAATCGTGCGGGCAATCGGAATCGCAGCCATCGATTCATGCCACTTTTTCACTAGATCCACAGCTGCAGTATCATAGAAATTTTGAACGGAGTAGAACGCGCCATTTTCCGTAGAGATGATCCGATCTAACGGGAGGCTGATCGTATATGCCGAGTAGATGTAATCATTGGTCGTAACGAGCAGATTCAGAAACCTGAACGCATTTCCAATCTGAACCATATCTTCATCGGGATTAAAGAACAGGTTCGCGATACTTGGTTCCGCTGCCGCTATGGACATAAACTTCTGAGCAACGTTATCCATGTAATTG
This window harbors:
- a CDS encoding AraC family transcriptional regulator produces the protein MAIQSNSQLKRLYTRLLFTFTLTVTLLILGLSTLLYRNYTSASIDRINQTGTSMLQQISYSANYMDNVAQKFMSIAAAEPSIANLFFNPDEDMVQIGNAFRFLNLLVTTNDYIYSAYTISLPLDRIISTENGAFYSVQNFYDTAAVDLVKKWHESMAAIPIARTIQNAGSGGVNVYTYIMPYQSRFDVHPQTALVVNINASVLRNLISSLNTKDTDYNSDIFVIDENGIVVNHTLKEMFRRDMKGTSYTRSVLESTLSSGSFKTSIEGKPFNVTFVSSDKLKWKFISLTAYDAFLSPVKTLKSSTLLISAIVLLLGLIFSLLMSRSLYSPVRKMIDSIRLRNDELVRKQRDQRHTLKDDWLKQVILGNKSYGEQELEAQRSELGIRAGLAGTVRMVLFRIDGFRSFVESYSKRDRNLLKFAIANMIEDLSLGAYSGDVIDLDNDKLVLLLDSDGSDGEETMLTELSRNLQSSVTSYLRLSVSAFIGRPVVSAHFLGEAYLELQELSMYRLVAGKGSVLTPEYLSGIELNQPSFPDNKAKLLLDSLKLGHLEKATGYFDEIMAVLVRSRYETILSSVMHLMFMIRSSFPSVADSERSRVQDLLQGFFVNMESIESLEEIQRNFEEIFQSIVASLDTNKQNKRHMIVSRIKQIIAEQYRDPNLNLSLLAEEFQMSHVYLGRIFKESTGQSVVEHITSVRMEHVKRLLDETSMTTREIVEQCGWEDSNYFYILFKKHFGIPLSQYRLMRKSEDK